From the Lactuca sativa cultivar Salinas chromosome 9, Lsat_Salinas_v11, whole genome shotgun sequence genome, the window aaaaaaaaacttaataaatCAAACACacgtgtcttttttttttttgttttacaaCCTCAAAGAGAAAATCAACGGAGTTCATTTCTGGATATTTCCACTTCAAAAGACCTTCATGTGTGCGAGGCACATAAGGATCGTCCCAACCCTagcaataaaaaaaaacaaaacatcagTTTTTACAAAATGGAGAATAAAACTAATCTTTATAAATGTGAAAATATATCAAAAGATCATGAATAACTACCTGGAAAATGAGACCATCGGATGCATGGGAAAGGCGTGGAATGAACTGCTTTAGAAGCTTAGATACAGCAGAAAGTAGGTAAAAGTCTTTCCTTCTcacctatatatatattataatccaCTCACTAATTGTTCAACATAAATTGTAAAACCAAgaaaaataaacaattaaaataaagtaGTATGTACCCTAAATGGTTCCAAGTCATATCTGTAATACGGAGTTCTAGTCTTGAACAAACGGTCTCGCTCTTGGTTCCTAGGTTTAACCACTTCATTTTCTAGAATCATCCACCTTTCACTGAAAGGCCTctgaaagtatcacaaaaataAATACAATCTTTACTTCACAACCTACTCAACAAATCAAAgggtataaaaaataaataaagaaagaagagaaatgagtgtgttattatttatatttattaccTCTACGAGTGATTCTCGGTTGATTGCTATGAGATCATAAATGAGATATCTCCTTTCCTGTTTGTGTGTGGTGGGGTCCGTATCAATTATCATTTCTCCATCAAGTAAGGTGTAGTTATGAGTGTTTCCGCCTGCACCCTAACATAAAAACATGTCAGACACAAGCAAGCTAAAGCTATAATGAGAGGAGAGGGTTATACTGTAATTTCACACTACCTCATTGACATTTCTGCATGGAAACCGCAACTCAACACTTCGAAAATTGAAATTTCTATCAATCAGAAAGCAGCCATCCCAAGTAATTAGCATCATATATCGTGTCCCATCGGCTTTCCATGTGGCGTAATAGTATCGCTGCCTCAAAAGTTGCAAGTTGTCCCTGGAGTACAACAATCAGCATTATATTTCTTAAAtagaaagatttttttttctcACTTTACCACCATATTTGTAAATGTAAACAACTTCACTcgcataaatacttatgaataaaaaattgAGTTTTAAGCACATGCTGGTGTTTTACCATAAAATAGTGTATTAtccttactattattattatgaaCATAAATTAAACTGATTTAGACAAAATACACACATGCGATAAAGTTGAATTATGCATATCATTTGAAGAGGAAAACGCAAGACTACATGAATTGAACACTAAACTGCACCTGCTAAGAGAAACAGGGTGCGATCCTGGAAATTGTGGCTTTCCTCGTGCCTGAGGAttaaagagaagaagaaaaaaatataCATAAAGTCATCTCCCAAAAAATAAACTATACATCCCAAAACAACAAGAAAGCTCTCATGCAAGAAGCTAAAACTCAATCTTTAACATTTCTCAATATGATGCATATTCTATTTGTCACTTGACTGAcatttaaagatcttgaaaaaaaaaaaaaaaactttgtactTCAAACACACTCATTTGATTCTTTATTACTAAGTAACCATAAACATAATAAGTTGCCAAAATACTTACCCGTACATTCAACTTTAGAACTTGATTGCAAAACTGCCTCATTGACTCTATCTGATTAAATGGCACGGGATCTCCCAGTACATCATCATTTGTCATCTCACTTGGTGCCAAATCATATCCCATCTCATCTGTCCCCACAGCATTTGCCAAAACAGTAtttccatcatcatcatcatcatcccgaTCAGGTGACCTCTTCCATTCGGGGGTTTGTGGGCAAACAAAGTTTTCAGGAATTTGTTCACCGAAAAGATTGTATAGATCATTGATGTAATCTTGTTTGTAAATCCCTGGAGGACGTGCTTCAGAAAATCTATATATTGCCTGCATGTTTTGTTAAAAATAGACAGAGCATTTAAGATTTAAGAACTCTCACTGAATAATCAAATTCAAATCACTACTTACCTCTGTGAGGGAAACCGATTCTGACCGAATAAGAAAATGCACAATCATATAACCTGTCCGATTATGTCCATGTGTGCAGTGGACAAGCACATACTTATTTAAATGAGCTTGTTGGGAGCTGAATCGGGTTGTCTAAACAACATAAATGCAAATGTCAGTGACAGATCATATTCATAAATCATAAGTGTcgaaattttcagaaatcaaactAACAGATGCCTACTACCTCCTGAATAAACTTTTCTACAGACTCGTTATCAGGCACTGAATCCCTTCCAGCACACCTGATCTGAGTTTAAAGGGGCGATTGAGAAAATTAATGAGCTGTTTTTATTGGGATTTGGGACACACAAGACCAAGAAGCAGTTACTGAAGATCTTACCTTGACATATTTAATACCTTCTCTCGTCCAATCTGACTCGCGATAGTATCGATTAGTGTTTGTTAGATCTATTACTAAACCTATCTGGAAAAGGATGATAAAGAACTGATAAGTCAACTGGTAGAAAAGAAATATCCCCTAAGGCACATAAAAAGATTAGTACTTACTTCTCTCCCAAGACGCCTTTGCTGACGAATTGCTTGTTGAGGAGAATATCTTTTATCAGAAGTAATCTTTTCATTGAAAGACTCACCAAGAGGGACTTTTGAAGGTATAAGAAAGTTTATTGGATCTCCAGATGGAGGGCAATCCAACCAACCTGTAGAGCAGAATATCACATTACTACATTATGTATAAGCAAATCATATATGAAACAAGAATCACAATATTTATGCACAGATACCTGGGGGAAGGCTATTTCGGTCATAGGATCCATTGTTGCTATTCTGAAATCCTTGACTACGTTTAGATGGCTGGGACATATGCATTGGATCCACATCCGTGTATCTTCTTTTTGCTCCCCCATTTCTTCTCTCCTGAGGCTTAAAACACTTGATATCAACTATTAGGAATCTAGATATTTGATTTGAGCATGTTTATGCATACGTATAGTAAAAAGAAAGATAACAGACTAATACTTGGTTCATGGTCTCAAAGCCAGTCCCTCTCTCTCGTCCAGAGAACTGATATCTTACAGTATCTGAACGTACTGAGTCATCTTCTTCTGGTAAAGGAGAAGCATTCAAGTCCATGTGTTGATTCCCCACATCAACAGTAAGATTTGGTGATATGTAGATCCAAATACTCGAGTAGAACTGAAATTCTAAAACACCAAAAGCTCAATCAGCATATCACTAGTTTATGGAAATGTGACATGTCTATAATAAAAAAGCATAGTCTATGGAATTGTAACATGTCTATTATAAATGAATTGAAACAAGCACATTAATCAAAGAAAGGATTGTCCTCAGGTGTCAAAGTAGAATATAGCATCTCACTCTAAATTGCTTAGTTATATTATGATCTGTGTACACCTTCTCAAGCTCAAATTAGTTAAGTATTTCAAAGACAagacctttttttcttttaatttaccAAAAAACGCAAAACAAGGTAAAGAATATTAACTACTGGTAAATAAAGGCTCTATTAAATTTTGGGAAAAGGCCCATGCCATGGAGGGAATGGTCAAGCAATTTGACTGTGTCCATTCTTAGCTTTTGAATGTAAACCAAAAATGCACAAACAATGTTTGATTTTTCaatatcagcatagctctttgcTACTTCAAAGATATTACGTATTCAAATCATATCGGCCAGAATTACTAGTTAGTTATTATGCCACTGCCTTGCAGCAGAAAAAAACAAGCTGAATCGCTGATATGAAGTGGCTAAAATGTGCATTTatttagaaattttcttttctaaGTACCAGGAACTGACCATATATCCAAATTCAAAACGAATCAAACTGTTAATAATCAATTACGCCATTGACTTACTCGAGCCTTTTCATTACACGACACAGCAAAAAAGTTGCTCAATTTGATCAAGACAAAACATACTGAAATTTGATAACCCAAAAAAGAAAAGTGAATTGAAGAACATAGTTgtatacatatacatctatactctGGACGCAAAACATGAATGAATTCCACAGCGGCAGTTAGATCAATCATAGTAACCATGAGAGTAGAATGAATAACAGAAGCGCACCGTCAAATTTGGATTTTGGATTCGGATGTGGAGGAatgtttttttagggtttttgcccgCCAGGCAACTGTTATAAAAGAAGGGGGCGAAAACGTACAAACGGACAATTAAAAACCGACCATCTAACTCAAGCCACGCAAACGTCGTCGTTCTCCCGCGTCTTGGCTAAGTAAGTGTTTGACCGACCGGTGGTAAGATTCACTTTTTAATTCAATATCAATCGTAATCGAGAATGTGCAAACCGAAAATAAATATAAAGTGTGCAATCTCTTAGCGATATTCAAAAACTTTAATGATCTATAAATTTTGAATGAATTTGGATCCATATGAAATATGTTATTTAATAAAGTTGTTGAATGGATGTCTTTACAAATGTCAAAAATACACATACTTAATGGAGACCCGATATTCAAACCCGAATTGATGAGGAAATCATGTGACCATCACATATGAAACCATAATATGGGTAAGCAAAGTCAATCCCTTCGATCACGATTTTCATCATCGGTCTTCAAATCTTTTTAAGGTTATTAAGATCATCTCAATAATTCAAACCCAAAGTAAAATCTTCAAATAATTTGCATAGAGATCACTTGGggaaaaaaaacattttagaaGAAAAACTTTGAGAAATCATCATCACAACTCATCAATAACAAATCGTCATAGACAAAAAATAATGCAATACATATCCAAATACTCAATTTTGTACTCTCATGAATGTCTCTTTCTCTCTTAGGGCCAAGATGATATTTGAAGCATACACAATGTATTAACATTACTCATTAAACTCATTTAGGAGACTCACTCCTAAATCTTGAAGGCGTCCGTTCATCATACATGAAACCATAAAATGGGCAGGCAAACTTCATCCTCTCAATTATGACTTTGTAGAATATCAATCACAACTCAAAAACGTCATTGATTAATTACATCAAACCGTAATCCCAAAATAAAAGTGTTTGGACAACACACAGGGCAGCCCATTCAATGGATGTAATAATTATGTTGAACTCTctttttaaaatgtaaatttattctatgttttataaaaatccattGAAAAGTATTTTTCGTAAATGAACACACAATGTCTATACTATTTCATACAACACAAATAAGTGTAGAAATAAGAAAAGTCATAATTTAAAATTGGAATAtggatatatatattattgtgtaATAAACCCACCTCAAAGTGTAGACTAACATATAATAAGATACTTGAGTATAACCAAAGGGTTATAAGCTTATCGATGTTTAAAAAAAAGACATTCATCTTCTTTTGGGTTGAGAGTTCTCATGGTGGACAATGTAGTTAAGAGTAAGATTTATAGGATTTATGTGTTAGTCTTGCTACAAAAAGAAAAGTTATATCCGAATATAAAGATGGTCTAGGAGCACCACCAAATATAAGATAACAAATAAAATCAACTATGATCCCCCAACTCTTTATCCGGCTCCAGATCATGAAATTAAGGAGGAAGCAGGGCTTTCAAAGGTTTAAGGCAAAACCTTTCCAATTTGACTGTTTTACTCcctcaaattttattttccatCAAATGGCCCCACAATGATCCAAACTTCTTACAAACTcttaatatttatagtttaatcTCATATATAAAATATCTTAACATTTTTGGACCCAAACCTAACTGAGTCATGGTCAAAACCAAGTATTCTATTTTGACAAGTTTGGTCCCTCAAACTTCATATCTTCAATCTAACCCAAATTAGCCTTCTtttttaatttgaaacttttaaatccaacaatttaattttattagtttaaCTTTAATTAAGCTTTCTATTCAAATATAGTCCCATCGAATATTGAAGCTTGAAGCCCCAAAATACAGGTGTACACTCCAAAAGTTACGCATCTTAAAAACTCTATATTATAATTTTCGAAACCTTGTTTTTTTCTTCGTTCCACAGTTTTATTGAATTTACGCCTCGTtcccgagtttaacaaaagaaaagaagagaagaaaaaagaaagtcacgagagaaaagaagaaaaagaaaggaaaacaaaattttcttttgtgttcccgagttggagagaagtggaaggaaaatgaatcattttgttttttttctttccaaatcctcccaaatcggaaggaaagttaggagggaaagtgatcctcTCATTTCCCTTCACTTCCTTCCACTTccctcctttaatgaaactcatGAAcaccaatttattttattttcttctcatttccacctatttccttttctttctctccttaaattgAATTCAGGAACGGGGTGTTAGTATAAGGGATAGTATAACTTACGAGATTGTAACACGGTTAAATCTTCATTTTTTACAAATTCTGTAAATCATGGGTTGTCAAAAGTGGTCGAACAAAAGCATGCTTCTTGGATCACAAAAAATTGTGAGTGCTAATCGTAGAACACTAGTGTCATACGCATACAAAGTTAGGGCTTTGTCAATATTCATTTGCGCCGAATTGAAAGTACCTTGCTTAACAACTTTACAAGTGTCCCACATGATTATTTTAATGTCAATTTTGTTGTAGGCTTGTATAACGCACCACATCTTTTGCATTGAGCCTTTTATTTCTCGCTGAGGTTCAATCTCTCGCAAAATCAATATTTCCACCAAATAGTAACATTTAAGAAAAGTTATATCCGAATAGTTGGACTGGAAACGAATAGCGAGGCCTTTCTAATGGGCCGGGAGTAGGCCCTAAATACAAACTACACAAGTGTAATATACAAGGATTACACAGTCGTTCTCTCGTGCCAAAGCCCTAAAACAGCAAAAAACCCTCTTTCCCTTCGCGTTCTCCGGCAAATTGTTAATCATCAGTCTCTTCTGCATTCACTCCGGCAATGAAGCTCGTCCGGTAAGTGACAACGGTCTCTGCTGATTATTTGAACTTTGTTGAGATTATGCAGGTTTCTTATGCAATGTTttgactatttttttttttttttttgtctttggtTGATTTTGACTGGATAGGTTTTTGATGAAGTTGAACAATGAGACGGTTTCGATCGAGCTCAAGAACGGAACTGTTGTTCACGGAACAATCACAGgttttcatcttcttctttcaCTTTTACATGAATTAGTTTATGAAAATCGTTCATTATTATACGGTTTCATATAATATTTCTTAAAAATTTACTTCGATAGTAGTTTTTTTAGGAGCAGACGTTTATCCTTGTCAATCACGCGTTGAGTTCCTTACAAAATAATGGACGTAGTTTAATCTCCAAACATTGTGTTTGTCGAAGAAGGTGGGTTAGATGTTGTGTTTTATGGTACGTTTCACATTGATTAGGTTTCACTTCGTGTTTGCATTGCAAAATCAGAATTCTAATTCGTCTCCTTCTACTAAGGCTGTAAGATTTTTGCTGCACTTGTTTATAAATCAAAGTGGAGAACAATAACCTGTACGCCATAACTTTTAATCCTTCCCTATTAACCACACAATCATTCTAGGAATTAGTAAAATTTCACATCTTTCAGCTTATCATGTAAATGTCACATATGCAAATTTGGTTTGAAGGCATATCTAGCATGTTAGAGTTAATTTCTCTATCCACATGTACTGTTTCTCAATTAGATCTAAAAAATTGGACAAAAGATTCGATGAGCCATTTAAAGCTGTATAATTTATTAATGAGCGAAGGTGTCTG encodes:
- the LOC111886388 gene encoding uncharacterized protein LOC111886388 isoform X4, with the protein product MDLNASPLPEEDDSVRSDTVRYQFSGRERGTGFETMNQCFKPQERRNGGAKRRYTDVDPMHMSQPSKRSQGFQNSNNGSYDRNSLPPGWLDCPPSGDPINFLIPSKVPLGESFNEKITSDKRYSPQQAIRQQRRLGREIGLVIDLTNTNRYYRESDWTREGIKYVKIRCAGRDSVPDNESVEKFIQETTRFSSQQAHLNKYVLVHCTHGHNRTGYMIVHFLIRSESVSLTEAIYRFSEARPPGIYKQDYINDLYNLFGEQIPENFVCPQTPEWKRSPDRDDDDDDGNTVLANAVGTDEMGYDLAPSEMTNDDVLGDPVPFNQIESMRQFCNQVLKLNVRARGKPQFPGSHPVSLSRDNLQLLRQRYYYATWKADGTRYMMLITWDGCFLIDRNFNFRSVELRFPCRNVNEGAGGNTHNYTLLDGEMIIDTDPTTHKQERRYLIYDLIAINRESLVERPFSERWMILENEVVKPRNQERDRLFKTRTPYYRYDLEPFRVRRKDFYLLSAVSKLLKQFIPRLSHASDGLIFQGWDDPYVPRTHEGLLKWKYPEMNSVDFLFEMGKGNNNRHILCVNERGRRKQMDGCRIVFRDPSVDIYSLSGKIIECSFDSEENVWVFMRMRPDKSTPNEFITFKKVLRSIKDNITEEVVLNEINDIIRLPMYADRIETDCRTFEKNGRRK
- the LOC111886388 gene encoding uncharacterized protein LOC111886388 isoform X3, giving the protein MFCVQSIDFYSSIWIYISPNLTVDVGNQHMDLNASPLPEEDDSVRSDTVRYQFSGRERGTGFETMNQERRNGGAKRRYTDVDPMHMSQPSKRSQGFQNSNNGSYDRNSLPPGWLDCPPSGDPINFLIPSKVPLGESFNEKITSDKRYSPQQAIRQQRRLGREIGLVIDLTNTNRYYRESDWTREGIKYVKIRCAGRDSVPDNESVEKFIQETTRFSSQQAHLNKYVLVHCTHGHNRTGYMIVHFLIRSESVSLTEAIYRFSEARPPGIYKQDYINDLYNLFGEQIPENFVCPQTPEWKRSPDRDDDDDDGNTVLANAVGTDEMGYDLAPSEMTNDDVLGDPVPFNQIESMRQFCNQVLKLNVRARGKPQFPGSHPVSLSRDNLQLLRQRYYYATWKADGTRYMMLITWDGCFLIDRNFNFRSVELRFPCRNVNEGAGGNTHNYTLLDGEMIIDTDPTTHKQERRYLIYDLIAINRESLVERPFSERWMILENEVVKPRNQERDRLFKTRTPYYRYDLEPFRVRRKDFYLLSAVSKLLKQFIPRLSHASDGLIFQGWDDPYVPRTHEGLLKWKYPEMNSVDFLFEMGKGNNNRHILCVNERGRRKQMDGCRIVFRDPSVDIYSLSGKIIECSFDSEENVWVFMRMRPDKSTPNEFITFKKVLRSIKDNITEEVVLNEINDIIRLPMYADRIETDCRTFEKNGRRK
- the LOC111886388 gene encoding uncharacterized protein LOC111886388 isoform X1, which gives rise to MFCVQSIDFYSSIWIYISPNLTVDVGNQHMDLNASPLPEEDDSVRSDTVRYQFSGRERGTGFETMNQCFKPQERRNGGAKRRYTDVDPMHMSQPSKRSQGFQNSNNGSYDRNSLPPGWLDCPPSGDPINFLIPSKVPLGESFNEKITSDKRYSPQQAIRQQRRLGREIGLVIDLTNTNRYYRESDWTREGIKYVKIRCAGRDSVPDNESVEKFIQETTRFSSQQAHLNKYVLVHCTHGHNRTGYMIVHFLIRSESVSLTEAIYRFSEARPPGIYKQDYINDLYNLFGEQIPENFVCPQTPEWKRSPDRDDDDDDGNTVLANAVGTDEMGYDLAPSEMTNDDVLGDPVPFNQIESMRQFCNQVLKLNVRARGKPQFPGSHPVSLSRDNLQLLRQRYYYATWKADGTRYMMLITWDGCFLIDRNFNFRSVELRFPCRNVNEGAGGNTHNYTLLDGEMIIDTDPTTHKQERRYLIYDLIAINRESLVERPFSERWMILENEVVKPRNQERDRLFKTRTPYYRYDLEPFRVRRKDFYLLSAVSKLLKQFIPRLSHASDGLIFQGWDDPYVPRTHEGLLKWKYPEMNSVDFLFEMGKGNNNRHILCVNERGRRKQMDGCRIVFRDPSVDIYSLSGKIIECSFDSEENVWVFMRMRPDKSTPNEFITFKKVLRSIKDNITEEVVLNEINDIIRLPMYADRIETDCRTFEKNGRRK
- the LOC111886388 gene encoding uncharacterized protein LOC111886388 isoform X2, which translates into the protein MFCVQSIDFYSSIWIYISPNLTVDVGNQHMDLNASPLPEEDDSVRSDTVRYQFSGRERGTGFETMNQPQERRNGGAKRRYTDVDPMHMSQPSKRSQGFQNSNNGSYDRNSLPPGWLDCPPSGDPINFLIPSKVPLGESFNEKITSDKRYSPQQAIRQQRRLGREIGLVIDLTNTNRYYRESDWTREGIKYVKIRCAGRDSVPDNESVEKFIQETTRFSSQQAHLNKYVLVHCTHGHNRTGYMIVHFLIRSESVSLTEAIYRFSEARPPGIYKQDYINDLYNLFGEQIPENFVCPQTPEWKRSPDRDDDDDDGNTVLANAVGTDEMGYDLAPSEMTNDDVLGDPVPFNQIESMRQFCNQVLKLNVRARGKPQFPGSHPVSLSRDNLQLLRQRYYYATWKADGTRYMMLITWDGCFLIDRNFNFRSVELRFPCRNVNEGAGGNTHNYTLLDGEMIIDTDPTTHKQERRYLIYDLIAINRESLVERPFSERWMILENEVVKPRNQERDRLFKTRTPYYRYDLEPFRVRRKDFYLLSAVSKLLKQFIPRLSHASDGLIFQGWDDPYVPRTHEGLLKWKYPEMNSVDFLFEMGKGNNNRHILCVNERGRRKQMDGCRIVFRDPSVDIYSLSGKIIECSFDSEENVWVFMRMRPDKSTPNEFITFKKVLRSIKDNITEEVVLNEINDIIRLPMYADRIETDCRTFEKNGRRK